Proteins encoded by one window of Mycolicibacterium cosmeticum:
- the car gene encoding carboxylic acid reductase: MTTEIRPDVRTERLAWLYATDTDLQAARPSAAVVEAARRPGTRLAEILRIYAESYADRPALGTRAGSVVRNPGTGRTEQRLLQHFDTITYQRLWSNVTAIAAAWSADEEPVCPGDFVATIGFASADYLTVDLVTNYLGLVAVPLQHNSPASRLQPILAETEPRVLAVSAAYLDLAIECAVQSPSVRRLTVFDYQPAIDDQREALHRARTRLAGRGVTVEILADVIARGEGLPVPPGYDGADDQRLAMILYTSGSTGLPKGAMWTERMLALMWTSGFVADGEVPVRNVNFMPLNHLGGRIALVASFQAGGTSYFVPEPDLSTLFEDWQLVRPTQLAVVPRVVDMLYQRYQTRVDRLRGDGETATEAAAHAKTELREHLLGGRVLNGFVGTAPLAPEMRAFLESTLEAPLFDVYGLTEVGGVTRDGVVSRPPVLDYKLVDVPELGYFGTDRPYPRGELLVRTATATPGYYKRPDVTAEVFDADGYYRTGDVMAEIAPDRLAYVDRRNNVLKLAQGEFVAVSHLEAVYAGAPPVRQIFVYGNSERSSLLAVVVPTDEALTRHHDHAELKAALHDALRATARAAELQSYEVPADFLIETEPFTTVNGLLSGVGKLLRPKLKEHYGERLEQLYTALAAARDDELRALREVAATQPVLTTVAGAAQALLGLPGAAPKADEHFTDLGGDSLSALNFSNLLGEIFGVEVPVGVIIGPSADLATVAAYVESERASGGTRPTATGVHGGGVSSISAADLTLDKFIDDATLAAAPSALPVTDHVRTVLLTGANGYLGRFLTLEWLQRLAATGGRMIALVRGHDAESAWRRLTQVFESDPAMAQEFRVLAADHLEVVPGDIGEPNLGLDHATWQRLAHEVDLVVHPAALVNHVLPYGQLFGPNVVGTAEVIRLAISHRIKPVTYLSTVAVAMTVPDFVEDGDIRVVSAERSLDDGYANGYANSKWAGEVLLREAHDLCGLPVSVFRSDLILAHSRFRGQVNIPDAFTRLLISVVATGLAPRTFYAEDGSGERPRAHFDGLPADFVADAITTLGGHSLDGFRSYDVMNPHDDGISLDVIVDWLIGAGVAITRVDDHSEWVRRFEGALRALPEQQRQRSALALLDAYRQPERPLRGAVAPTAVFHEAVRAAKIGPSHDIPHITEDLIRKYLTDLTRLDVL; the protein is encoded by the coding sequence ATGACCACCGAAATCCGCCCGGATGTCCGGACCGAACGACTGGCCTGGCTGTACGCCACCGACACCGACCTGCAGGCGGCGCGCCCCTCCGCGGCCGTTGTGGAGGCCGCCCGCCGCCCCGGGACGCGGCTGGCCGAGATCCTGCGGATCTACGCCGAGAGTTATGCCGACCGGCCTGCCCTGGGCACCCGCGCGGGCTCGGTGGTCCGCAACCCGGGCACCGGCCGCACCGAGCAGCGGCTGCTGCAGCACTTCGACACCATCACCTACCAGCGGTTGTGGTCGAACGTGACGGCCATCGCGGCGGCCTGGAGCGCCGACGAGGAGCCGGTGTGTCCCGGTGACTTCGTGGCCACCATCGGTTTCGCCAGCGCCGATTACCTGACCGTCGATCTGGTGACCAACTATCTGGGGTTGGTAGCCGTTCCGCTGCAGCACAATTCACCGGCCTCGCGGCTCCAGCCGATCTTGGCCGAGACGGAGCCGCGAGTACTGGCCGTCAGCGCCGCCTACCTGGACCTCGCCATCGAGTGCGCGGTGCAGAGCCCATCGGTGCGCCGGCTCACCGTCTTCGACTACCAGCCGGCGATCGACGACCAGCGGGAGGCGCTGCACCGCGCCCGCACCCGACTGGCGGGCCGAGGCGTCACCGTCGAAATCCTGGCCGATGTCATCGCCCGCGGCGAGGGACTCCCGGTGCCGCCCGGTTACGACGGTGCCGACGATCAGCGACTGGCGATGATTCTCTACACCTCGGGCAGCACCGGACTGCCCAAGGGCGCGATGTGGACCGAGCGCATGCTCGCGCTGATGTGGACCAGCGGATTCGTCGCCGACGGCGAGGTGCCGGTGCGCAACGTGAACTTCATGCCCCTCAACCACCTCGGCGGCCGCATCGCCCTGGTGGCGTCGTTCCAGGCCGGCGGCACGAGCTACTTCGTTCCCGAGCCGGATCTGTCCACCCTGTTCGAGGACTGGCAACTGGTCCGCCCCACCCAACTCGCGGTGGTGCCCCGCGTCGTCGACATGCTCTACCAGCGTTACCAGACCCGGGTCGATCGGCTCCGCGGCGACGGTGAGACCGCCACCGAGGCGGCCGCCCACGCCAAGACCGAACTGCGCGAGCACCTGCTGGGCGGCCGGGTGCTCAACGGTTTCGTCGGCACCGCTCCCCTGGCACCGGAGATGCGGGCATTCCTCGAAAGCACGCTGGAGGCGCCGTTGTTCGACGTGTACGGCCTGACCGAGGTGGGTGGGGTGACCCGCGACGGTGTCGTCAGCCGGCCGCCGGTGCTCGACTACAAATTGGTCGACGTGCCCGAACTCGGCTACTTCGGCACCGACCGCCCGTATCCGCGCGGGGAGCTGCTGGTGCGGACCGCCACCGCGACACCGGGGTACTACAAGCGGCCCGACGTGACGGCCGAGGTCTTCGATGCCGACGGGTACTACCGCACCGGTGACGTGATGGCCGAGATCGCGCCCGACCGCCTGGCCTACGTCGACCGCCGCAACAACGTCCTCAAACTCGCGCAAGGTGAATTCGTCGCGGTCTCCCACCTGGAGGCCGTTTACGCCGGAGCACCGCCGGTGCGGCAGATCTTCGTCTACGGCAACAGTGAACGGTCATCGCTGTTGGCCGTCGTCGTGCCCACCGACGAGGCGCTCACCCGCCACCACGACCACGCTGAGCTGAAGGCGGCGTTGCACGACGCGCTGCGGGCCACCGCGCGCGCCGCCGAACTGCAGTCCTACGAGGTGCCCGCGGACTTCCTGATCGAGACGGAACCGTTCACCACCGTGAACGGTCTGCTCTCCGGTGTCGGCAAACTCCTGCGGCCCAAGCTCAAAGAGCATTACGGCGAGCGATTGGAGCAGCTGTACACCGCGTTGGCGGCGGCCCGCGACGACGAACTGCGGGCACTGCGTGAGGTTGCCGCGACGCAACCGGTGCTGACCACCGTGGCCGGCGCGGCCCAGGCGCTGCTCGGGTTGCCAGGGGCTGCGCCGAAGGCCGACGAGCACTTCACCGATCTGGGCGGGGACTCGTTGTCCGCGTTGAACTTCTCGAACCTCCTCGGCGAGATATTCGGTGTGGAGGTTCCCGTCGGCGTGATCATCGGGCCCTCGGCCGATCTCGCGACGGTGGCGGCCTACGTCGAATCCGAGCGGGCGTCGGGCGGTACCCGTCCCACCGCAACGGGTGTGCACGGGGGTGGCGTCAGCTCCATCTCGGCCGCGGACCTCACGTTGGACAAGTTCATCGACGACGCCACGTTGGCTGCGGCGCCGTCCGCGCTGCCGGTCACCGACCACGTCCGGACCGTGTTGCTGACCGGCGCCAACGGGTATCTCGGCCGGTTCCTGACGCTGGAATGGTTGCAGCGGTTGGCGGCCACCGGCGGCCGGATGATCGCCCTGGTGCGTGGTCACGATGCCGAGTCGGCGTGGCGCCGGCTGACCCAGGTGTTCGAGTCGGATCCGGCCATGGCACAAGAATTCCGGGTACTGGCCGCCGACCATCTGGAGGTGGTTCCCGGCGATATCGGCGAACCCAACCTCGGGCTCGACCATGCGACATGGCAACGACTGGCACACGAGGTCGACCTCGTGGTCCACCCGGCGGCACTGGTCAACCATGTGCTGCCGTACGGACAGCTGTTCGGCCCCAACGTCGTCGGTACCGCCGAGGTGATCCGGCTGGCGATCAGCCACCGGATCAAGCCGGTGACGTACCTGTCGACCGTCGCGGTCGCCATGACGGTGCCCGACTTCGTCGAGGATGGTGACATCCGGGTGGTGAGCGCCGAGCGGTCGCTGGATGACGGGTACGCCAACGGTTACGCGAACAGCAAATGGGCCGGCGAGGTGCTGTTGCGGGAGGCCCACGACCTGTGCGGTCTGCCGGTCAGCGTCTTCCGTTCGGATCTGATCCTGGCGCACAGCCGGTTCCGCGGCCAGGTCAACATTCCCGACGCGTTCACCAGGCTGCTGATCAGTGTGGTGGCCACGGGGCTGGCACCGCGCACCTTCTACGCCGAGGACGGGTCCGGGGAGCGCCCGCGCGCGCACTTCGACGGGTTGCCGGCCGATTTCGTCGCCGACGCCATCACCACACTCGGTGGCCACAGTCTGGACGGCTTCCGCTCTTACGATGTGATGAACCCGCACGATGACGGCATCTCGCTCGATGTCATCGTGGACTGGTTGATCGGCGCCGGCGTTGCGATCACCCGGGTGGACGATCACAGCGAATGGGTCCGCCGTTTCGAGGGAGCCCTGCGGGCCCTGCCGGAGCAGCAGCGGCAACGCTCCGCCCTGGCGTTGCTGGATGCGTATCGGCAGCCGGAGCGGCCACTGCGCGGTGCGGTGGCACCCACCGCGGTGTTCCACGAAGCCGTGCGTGCCGCGAAAATCGGCCCGTCACACGATATCCCGCACATCACCGAGGACCTGATCCGCAAGTACCTCACGGATCTGACCCGGCTGGACGTGCTCTGA
- a CDS encoding esterase family protein, translated as MDRRGVRPLRKRLLRWTASVLAAALLPALGATFAGAGPAVAHSRPGLPVEYLLVPSAVMGRDIRVQFQPGGPHALYLLDGLRAQDDYNGWDINTPAFEWYYQSGLSVVMPVGGQSSFYTDWYQPAVGNGGTQTYKWETFLTQELPAWLSTHKGVDPSGNAVVGLSMGGAPALTYAIYHPDRFVFAGSLSGFLNLSQGWWPTLVGLAMNDAGGFRANDMWGPPIDPAWTRNDPTLHIPELVANGTRIWIYCGNGTPGDLAPAATQANPGAGILEGLTLQSNQNFQQAYLAAGGKNATFNLPPNGLHAWEYWGQQLQQMKPDIHRTLGVKTA; from the coding sequence ATGGACCGACGCGGGGTGAGGCCATTGAGAAAGCGACTGTTGCGCTGGACGGCAAGTGTTTTGGCGGCGGCCCTGCTGCCCGCACTCGGTGCGACATTTGCCGGAGCCGGACCCGCGGTCGCCCACTCCCGGCCCGGACTCCCAGTGGAGTACCTGCTGGTGCCGTCGGCGGTGATGGGGCGCGACATCCGGGTGCAGTTCCAGCCGGGCGGCCCGCATGCTCTGTATCTGCTCGACGGACTGCGCGCGCAGGACGACTACAACGGCTGGGATATCAACACCCCCGCGTTCGAGTGGTACTACCAGTCCGGCCTGTCGGTGGTGATGCCCGTCGGCGGGCAGTCCAGTTTCTACACCGACTGGTACCAGCCGGCTGTCGGCAACGGAGGCACCCAGACCTACAAGTGGGAGACGTTCCTCACCCAGGAACTGCCTGCCTGGCTGTCGACCCACAAGGGTGTCGACCCGAGCGGTAATGCGGTGGTGGGACTTTCGATGGGTGGTGCCCCGGCGCTCACCTACGCGATCTACCACCCGGACCGGTTCGTGTTCGCCGGCTCGCTGTCCGGTTTCCTCAATCTGTCCCAAGGTTGGTGGCCGACGCTGGTGGGGCTGGCGATGAACGATGCCGGCGGCTTCCGCGCCAATGACATGTGGGGACCACCGATCGACCCGGCGTGGACCCGGAACGACCCGACCCTGCACATCCCCGAACTGGTCGCCAACGGCACCCGGATCTGGATCTACTGCGGTAACGGCACCCCGGGTGATCTGGCGCCGGCGGCAACCCAGGCCAATCCCGGGGCCGGCATCCTGGAGGGTCTGACCCTGCAGAGCAACCAGAACTTCCAGCAGGCCTACCTCGCGGCGGGTGGCAAGAACGCCACCTTCAACCTGCCGCCCAACGGTCTGCACGCGTGGGAGTACTGGGGCCAGCAACTACAGCAGATGAAACCGGACATCCACCGCACGCTGGGGGTCAAGACCGCGTAG
- a CDS encoding LysR family transcriptional regulator, with amino-acid sequence MLRDLRRVEQFVTVAETGSFTSAAGRLHLSQQALSSSVRQLEIDLGVALFTRAGRRIALTPAGAALLAESRPLLAAARTVHAHVRTAASGEHAWVVGHSPALSGAEVYELMEPAIDAFPDLSFTFRQLYPDVLSAGVRDGSVQLGLRRGIAPTGDLSGAVIGYHRVRVAMDSAHRLAGADCVDIAELAGERLALWAPPGSSYFSDFLMSACRRAGFEPDYVVSRVQGAAMVAAPVTTGAIAMVTAEPGITMGGRVRVVDLEPTLLVPVQAVWQRHTVSAVRDAVLTRSETERISR; translated from the coding sequence ATGCTTCGTGACCTGCGGCGGGTGGAACAGTTCGTGACTGTCGCCGAGACCGGCAGCTTCACCAGCGCCGCCGGGCGGTTACACCTCAGCCAGCAAGCGCTGAGCAGCTCGGTACGCCAGCTCGAAATTGACCTCGGCGTTGCGCTGTTCACCAGGGCCGGGCGCCGTATCGCCCTCACACCCGCTGGGGCCGCATTGCTCGCCGAGTCGCGTCCCCTGCTGGCCGCCGCCCGAACCGTACATGCCCACGTGCGCACCGCCGCCTCCGGTGAGCACGCCTGGGTGGTCGGGCACAGCCCGGCACTGAGCGGAGCCGAGGTCTACGAACTGATGGAGCCTGCCATCGACGCCTTCCCCGATCTGTCCTTCACGTTTCGTCAGCTCTACCCCGACGTGCTGTCGGCAGGTGTGCGGGACGGATCGGTGCAGCTGGGCCTGCGGCGGGGGATCGCACCGACCGGCGACTTGTCCGGCGCGGTCATCGGCTACCACCGGGTGCGCGTCGCGATGGACAGTGCCCACCGTCTCGCCGGCGCCGACTGCGTCGACATCGCCGAGCTGGCCGGCGAGCGGCTGGCATTGTGGGCGCCGCCCGGATCCTCCTACTTCAGCGACTTCCTCATGAGTGCTTGCCGCCGTGCGGGTTTCGAGCCGGATTATGTGGTCAGCAGGGTCCAGGGCGCGGCCATGGTGGCCGCACCGGTGACCACCGGCGCCATCGCCATGGTGACCGCCGAACCCGGCATCACCATGGGCGGCCGCGTCCGGGTGGTCGACCTGGAACCCACGCTGCTGGTGCCCGTGCAGGCGGTATGGCAACGCCACACCGTGTCGGCAGTGCGCGACGCGGTGCTCACGAGATCTGAGACAGAGCGAATCAGCCGATAG
- a CDS encoding SDR family oxidoreductase, which produces MSTLEGKSAVVAAGAKNLGGLISTTLAQHGVNVAVHYNSAASEADADRTVAEVTAAGAQAIKVQGDLTVPANITALFDAAVDAFGGVDIAVNTVGKVLRKPILETTEAEYDSMFDINAKAAYFFIQEAGRRLNDQGSLTTIVTSLLAAYTDGYSTYAGAKSPVEHFVRAASKEFAPRLINVNNIAPGPMDTPFFYPQETPERAEFHASQAMGNRLTNITDIAPLAVFLAGDGHWITGQTIFANGGYTTR; this is translated from the coding sequence ATGAGCACACTCGAAGGGAAATCGGCAGTCGTCGCCGCGGGAGCCAAGAACCTCGGCGGCCTCATCAGCACGACACTGGCGCAGCACGGCGTCAACGTCGCGGTCCACTACAACAGCGCGGCCAGCGAGGCGGATGCGGATCGCACGGTGGCCGAGGTGACCGCCGCCGGCGCGCAAGCCATCAAGGTCCAGGGTGATCTCACCGTGCCGGCCAACATCACCGCCCTGTTCGACGCCGCGGTCGACGCGTTCGGCGGTGTGGACATCGCGGTGAACACCGTGGGCAAGGTGCTGCGGAAGCCGATCCTGGAAACGACTGAGGCCGAATATGATTCGATGTTCGACATCAACGCCAAGGCCGCGTACTTCTTCATTCAGGAAGCCGGTCGGCGACTCAACGACCAGGGCAGTCTGACCACCATCGTGACCTCGCTGCTGGCCGCCTACACCGACGGTTACTCCACCTACGCGGGCGCCAAGTCACCGGTGGAGCACTTCGTCCGGGCCGCCTCCAAGGAGTTCGCACCCCGTCTGATCAACGTCAACAACATCGCACCCGGTCCGATGGACACGCCCTTCTTCTACCCGCAGGAGACTCCGGAGCGCGCCGAGTTTCACGCCAGCCAGGCGATGGGCAACCGGCTGACCAACATCACCGACATCGCCCCGCTGGCGGTCTTCCTTGCCGGCGACGGGCATTGGATCACCGGGCAGACCATCTTCGCCAACGGCGGGTACACCACGCGTTGA
- a CDS encoding glucosamine-6-phosphate deaminase, which translates to MTPVVEISADAAATGLRVAERIAALIRAKPDAVIGVATGSSPEPVYRALARHVDDGLDASGVSWFALDEYIGLPLGHPQSYRAVLERVLIAPLGLDAASLHVPDGAAADPDAAAEAYETALAGTTVDLQILGIGGNGHIGFNEPGTPFTATTHRAGLTRSTRMANARFFDSVDAVPDECLTQGLATIMRAERIELVAFGEHKAGAIAAALYGPITEQCPASILRRHSDVRVSVDAGAAAELREIRCAAQ; encoded by the coding sequence GTGACGCCGGTCGTCGAGATCAGCGCCGACGCCGCGGCCACCGGGCTCAGAGTGGCGGAGCGGATAGCGGCGCTGATCCGCGCCAAGCCCGACGCGGTCATCGGTGTGGCGACGGGGTCGTCACCCGAGCCGGTCTATCGCGCCCTGGCTCGCCATGTCGACGACGGTCTCGATGCATCCGGGGTCAGCTGGTTCGCCTTGGACGAGTACATCGGTCTGCCCCTTGGCCATCCACAGTCCTATCGGGCGGTGCTCGAGCGTGTGCTCATCGCACCGCTGGGCCTGGATGCGGCATCGCTGCACGTCCCCGACGGTGCCGCCGCGGATCCGGACGCGGCCGCCGAGGCATATGAGACGGCACTCGCGGGAACCACGGTGGATCTGCAGATCCTGGGCATCGGCGGGAACGGGCATATCGGTTTCAACGAGCCGGGCACACCGTTCACCGCCACCACTCATCGGGCCGGACTCACGCGATCCACCCGGATGGCCAACGCCCGGTTCTTCGACTCGGTGGACGCGGTTCCCGACGAATGCCTGACCCAAGGTCTGGCGACCATCATGCGCGCCGAGCGCATCGAGCTGGTCGCCTTCGGAGAGCACAAGGCCGGCGCGATTGCCGCGGCGTTGTACGGTCCGATCACCGAACAATGCCCGGCGAGCATCCTTCGGCGGCATTCGGACGTTCGGGTCAGCGTGGACGCCGGCGCCGCCGCGGAACTGCGCGAAATCCGGTGTGCGGCGCAGTGA
- a CDS encoding 6-phospho-beta-glucosidase, with protein sequence MKLTILGGGGFRTPYVWQALIRDQGSPRVTEVALYDVDEGRLATITTILEQLAAGFGDPPTLHTYTQLEPALEGADFIFAAVRVGGVEQRCCDEHVALDLDVIGQETTGPGGIAYALRTVPVMLDIAETIRRVAPDAYFLNFTNPAGIITEALQSVLGDKALGICDTPSGLGRRVAGVLGHDHTRIDMDYVGLNHLGWMRRVLVDGRDVLPDLLADEPRLKRLEEAQVFGVDWIRTLDVIPNEYLYYYYFHRDAVRRILESPQTRGDFLLETQGRFFADAAAQPEIAAKLWTAAVDERGASYMAEAKGGVQGAPVIERERETDPAHLGYAGVALGVMTAISRNEKRTMILNVRNRGTIHGLPADAVVEVSTMVDANGVHPLTLETQPDLHQLGLMQQVKAVERHTIAAATTGSTAEALKAFALHPLVDSVSVARELLARYVDANPDIARVLAKRSKVA encoded by the coding sequence ATGAAACTCACGATCCTCGGCGGGGGCGGATTCCGCACTCCCTACGTCTGGCAGGCGCTGATCCGCGATCAGGGCTCGCCCCGGGTGACCGAGGTCGCGCTCTACGACGTCGACGAGGGCAGGCTGGCCACCATCACCACGATCCTGGAGCAGCTCGCCGCCGGATTCGGCGACCCGCCGACCCTGCACACCTACACGCAACTGGAACCGGCTCTGGAGGGCGCGGATTTCATCTTCGCGGCCGTCCGCGTCGGCGGCGTCGAGCAGCGCTGCTGCGACGAACACGTAGCGCTGGACCTCGACGTGATCGGGCAGGAGACCACCGGGCCCGGGGGTATCGCCTACGCGCTGCGCACCGTACCGGTGATGCTCGACATCGCCGAGACGATCCGCAGAGTCGCCCCCGATGCCTATTTCCTGAATTTCACCAATCCGGCCGGGATCATCACCGAGGCGCTGCAGAGCGTGCTGGGCGACAAGGCGCTCGGGATCTGTGACACGCCATCGGGTTTGGGCCGACGGGTGGCCGGGGTGCTCGGTCATGACCACACCCGCATCGACATGGACTATGTCGGTCTGAACCACCTCGGCTGGATGCGCAGGGTGCTGGTCGACGGCCGCGACGTGCTGCCGGATCTGCTGGCCGACGAACCGCGGCTGAAGCGGTTGGAGGAGGCGCAGGTCTTCGGGGTCGACTGGATCCGCACGCTCGACGTCATCCCCAACGAGTACCTGTACTACTACTACTTTCACCGTGACGCCGTGCGGCGCATCCTCGAATCCCCGCAGACCCGTGGCGATTTCCTGCTGGAGACCCAGGGGCGGTTCTTCGCCGACGCCGCCGCCCAACCGGAGATCGCGGCCAAGCTGTGGACCGCCGCGGTCGACGAGCGCGGTGCCAGCTATATGGCCGAGGCCAAGGGCGGTGTTCAGGGCGCCCCGGTCATCGAGCGGGAGCGTGAGACCGACCCGGCGCATCTGGGCTACGCCGGTGTGGCTCTGGGGGTGATGACGGCGATCAGCCGTAACGAGAAGCGGACCATGATCCTCAACGTACGTAACCGGGGCACCATCCACGGGCTGCCCGCCGATGCGGTGGTCGAGGTTTCGACGATGGTGGATGCCAACGGTGTCCATCCGCTGACCCTGGAAACTCAGCCGGACCTGCATCAACTCGGGTTGATGCAACAGGTGAAAGCCGTTGAGCGGCACACCATCGCCGCGGCGACCACCGGGTCGACTGCCGAAGCGCTCAAGGCGTTCGCTCTGCACCCACTGGTCGACTCGGTGAGCGTGGCACGCGAACTGCTCGCGCGCTACGTCGATGCCAATCCCGACATCGCCCGGGTACTGGCCAAGCGTTCGAAGGTAGCGTGA
- a CDS encoding DeoR/GlpR family DNA-binding transcription regulator gives MTIMFLRRLPRVILRKVFQKSSKVVQSQSTSGYDPDMFLAQRHERILAALAGGGQSVVQLAEALGVSESTIRRDLDILAKGGRLERLYGGAMLTQGSRANITDSGSVEDPFTSDTRGDLELRRKMAAEAAQLVSDGDVVVLDIGSTTQLVARELRGRPVTIITSNLAVLDEVRDDDVVEVVLLGGVLRRNQQSLVGPLAEQVIGQLSADMMFLSCTGVRNGHVLDNMAVEAPIKQALIAASQRIVLLASELKFPGSGALRLCSLDEVDVLITTAGTPHDELAHRRETGRKVIVA, from the coding sequence ATGACGATTATGTTTCTCCGTCGTCTCCCGCGGGTTATTTTGCGAAAAGTTTTCCAGAAGTCATCCAAAGTTGTGCAAAGTCAGTCAACCTCTGGGTACGATCCGGACATGTTCCTAGCCCAGCGTCACGAACGCATCCTGGCCGCGCTCGCCGGTGGCGGCCAGTCCGTGGTGCAACTCGCCGAGGCGTTGGGGGTGAGCGAGTCGACGATCCGCCGCGATCTGGACATCCTCGCCAAGGGCGGCCGGCTCGAGCGTCTGTACGGCGGAGCCATGCTGACGCAGGGCAGCCGGGCCAACATCACCGACTCGGGCAGCGTGGAAGACCCGTTCACCTCCGACACCCGCGGTGATCTCGAGCTGCGCCGCAAGATGGCGGCCGAGGCGGCGCAACTGGTGTCCGACGGCGACGTCGTGGTGCTCGACATCGGCTCGACGACCCAATTGGTGGCGCGTGAATTGCGGGGCCGTCCGGTCACCATCATCACCTCGAACCTGGCGGTCCTCGACGAGGTGCGCGACGACGACGTCGTCGAAGTGGTGCTGCTGGGCGGGGTGCTGCGGCGCAATCAGCAGTCTCTGGTCGGCCCGCTGGCCGAGCAGGTCATCGGTCAGCTCAGTGCCGACATGATGTTCTTGAGCTGCACCGGCGTTCGGAATGGCCACGTGCTGGACAACATGGCCGTCGAAGCGCCGATCAAACAAGCCCTCATCGCCGCCTCGCAGCGCATCGTGCTGTTGGCCAGTGAACTGAAATTTCCAGGCTCGGGCGCGTTGCGCCTGTGTTCTCTCGACGAAGTCGATGTGCTCATCACCACGGCGGGCACGCCCCACGACGAACTCGCGCATCGCCGGGAGACCGGCAGAAAGGTCATCGTCGCATGA
- a CDS encoding carbohydrate kinase family protein, which yields MTDREIDVLVSGRVFSDLVFTGVEAPAPGAEVYARDFAISPGGAANRAVAAARLGAYTALVTELGDDPIGCIIERALRGEPNLDLRFAVQHAEYQNPITVAITDGHDRSFVTFEQQPPHLPSWPDSTPVRVAHVGMGRGPIDTEAAQLRSRGTTLVGGVGWDPSGEWSEALLDQLDAIDILIVNEVEALAYTRARTADAALDILADRVGLAVITLGPNGALAAQGADRLTVPALTVHAVDPTGAGDAFTAAFMAATAWDWPLDQRLRLASISATCSVRGAGGARSAPRPADIADLLADHHHDPLWAPVHDWAEQHRNSPVTATPGALSL from the coding sequence GTGACCGATCGTGAAATCGACGTCCTGGTCTCGGGCCGGGTGTTCAGCGATCTGGTGTTCACCGGTGTCGAGGCGCCGGCACCGGGAGCCGAGGTGTACGCCAGGGACTTCGCCATATCGCCCGGCGGTGCCGCCAACCGGGCAGTCGCTGCGGCCCGCTTGGGGGCATACACCGCGTTGGTGACCGAACTCGGCGACGACCCGATCGGCTGCATCATCGAGCGCGCCCTGCGCGGCGAACCCAATCTCGATCTGCGCTTCGCCGTCCAGCATGCCGAGTACCAGAACCCGATCACGGTGGCGATCACCGATGGGCACGACCGATCCTTCGTGACCTTCGAGCAGCAGCCGCCGCATCTGCCGTCCTGGCCCGACTCGACTCCGGTCCGGGTCGCCCATGTCGGTATGGGACGCGGACCCATCGACACCGAGGCGGCGCAACTCCGCTCGCGGGGAACGACTTTGGTGGGTGGCGTGGGGTGGGATCCGTCGGGCGAGTGGTCGGAGGCTCTGCTCGACCAACTCGACGCCATCGACATCCTCATCGTCAACGAGGTCGAGGCGCTCGCCTACACGCGGGCGCGGACCGCCGACGCCGCACTCGACATCCTCGCCGACCGGGTCGGCCTCGCCGTCATCACGTTGGGGCCGAACGGCGCGCTGGCCGCCCAGGGGGCGGACCGGCTGACGGTCCCGGCGCTCACCGTTCATGCGGTGGACCCGACCGGCGCCGGTGACGCCTTCACCGCCGCGTTCATGGCGGCCACGGCCTGGGACTGGCCGCTGGATCAACGCCTGCGACTGGCCAGCATCAGCGCCACCTGCTCGGTGCGCGGCGCCGGGGGTGCCCGCAGCGCACCCCGGCCCGCCGATATCGCCGACCTGCTCGCCGACCACCACCACGACCCGCTCTGGGCTCCGGTCCACGACTGGGCCGAACAGCACCGCAACTCCCCCGTCACCGCAACTCCAGGAGCGCTCTCGCTATGA